A region from the Papaver somniferum cultivar HN1 unplaced genomic scaffold, ASM357369v1 unplaced-scaffold_125, whole genome shotgun sequence genome encodes:
- the LOC113331345 gene encoding F-box protein At3g07870-like, with protein sequence MRLEILTRVPTQTVLDCKLVSKSWRQIVRHPSFSRKHLKHLNDSDSGKLMGFILFHKTPGLEEYAEYDDESSSSHGTPPFSKARRFNIISPFEHYDLLDSCNGLICFNALRSGYPFAAFLPLADRLVYYGPSFICNPVTRECVVLPKFEGEDLLTGFGYCSSTNEYKVVGIRCCKREAHYGVVQVYTLGSGKGWRNVGKMDYKMTDDVRKNVRSGVLANGALHWVDVGGTVLTFDLANEKLSVIPSPPIYRAAHGREKKIHKEWNLLKGKKLSQEMQTAACSDNSQYEVRDLKVKQNTSDLLTLGSMTRLLL encoded by the exons ATGAGGTTAGAGATCTTAACTCGTGTACCAACACAAACAGTTCTCGACTGCAAATTAGTGTCTAAATCTTGGAGACAGATTGTTCGTCATCCATCCTTCTCCCGGAAACACTTGAAGCATCTCAATGATTCTGATTCTGGTAAGTTGAtgggttttattttatttcataaaaCACCAGGGCTAGAAGAATATGCAGAGTATGATGATGAGAGTTCTTCTTCTCATGGCACACCACCCTTTAGCAAAGCAAGAAGGTTCAATATAATATCTCCATTTGAACACTATGATCTTCTTGATTCATGTAATGGATTAATTTGTTTCAATGCACTCCGTAGTGGTTATCCTTTCGCTGCTTTTCTTCCCCTTGCGGACCGTCTCGTATATTATGGACCTTCTTTTATCTGCAACCCTGTTACTAGAGAATGTGTGGTACTTCCAAAATTTGAAGGGGAAGACTTGTTAACTGGATTTGGTTACTGTTCGTCGACTAATGAGTATAAGGTTGTTGGAATCCGTTGCTGCAAGAGAGAAGCACATTACGGAGTTGTTCAGGTATACACTCTTGGGAGTGGCAAGGGATGGAGAAATGTTGGAAAGATGGACTATAAGATGACAGATGATGTACGGAAAAATGTACGGAGCGGTGTATTAGCAAATGGAGCTCTTCACTGGGTGGACGTGGGAGGAACCGTTCTTACCTTTGATTTGGCCAATGAAAAGCTTAGCGTAATTCCATCGCCACCCATttatagggctgcacatgggcgg GAgaaaaagatacacaaagaatggAATCTGTTGAAAGGGAAAAAGTTGAGCCAGGAGATGCAGACTGCAGCATGCAGTGACAACAGCCAGTATGAAGTAAGAGATCTAAAG GTCAAGCAAAATACCTCAGACCTGCTAACGTTAGGATCTATGACAAGATTACTCCTTTGA